In one Lentimicrobiaceae bacterium genomic region, the following are encoded:
- a CDS encoding NAD(P)H-binding protein, giving the protein MTTLIVGASGATGKHLVEQLLNMGQKVKVIVRPTVKTTDTWINNDKITIIKANISEISVDEMMNYLTDCQSVASCLGHNITLKGIFGKPRKLVTDAVKLLCMAIQKNSPDKPIKFVLMNTTGNRNRDLNEPISIGERVVMGLIRLLVPPQSDNEKAADFLRVNIGQKNELIDWVVVRPDTLIDEDSSTGYELYASPIRSALSNPGKTSRINVGNFMSRLIVDNDLWDKWEGQMPVIYNKET; this is encoded by the coding sequence ATGACAACATTAATAGTAGGTGCGAGCGGCGCAACAGGAAAACATCTGGTAGAACAATTGTTGAATATGGGACAAAAAGTCAAGGTGATAGTACGTCCTACTGTAAAAACAACTGACACTTGGATAAATAATGACAAAATAACAATAATCAAAGCCAATATCTCAGAGATTAGTGTGGATGAAATGATGAATTATTTAACTGATTGCCAGTCAGTAGCTTCTTGTCTTGGTCATAATATAACTTTAAAGGGTATTTTTGGAAAGCCTAGAAAATTAGTAACTGATGCCGTTAAACTGCTTTGTATGGCAATTCAAAAGAATTCACCTGATAAACCAATCAAGTTTGTGTTGATGAACACAACTGGTAACAGGAATAGAGATTTAAATGAACCCATTTCGATTGGAGAAAGAGTAGTAATGGGGTTAATCCGCTTACTTGTACCACCACAATCAGACAATGAAAAAGCAGCAGATTTTCTGAGAGTGAATATTGGGCAAAAAAATGAATTAATTGATTGGGTAGTGGTACGACCAGATACATTAATTGACGAAGATAGCTCGACCGGATACGAGTTATATGCTTCACCTATAAGGAGTGCACTTTCTAATCCTGGAAAAACCAGTCGAATTAATGTTGGAAATTTTATGTCTAGACTAATCGTTGACAATGACTTGTGGGATAAATGGGAAGGGCAAATGCCTGTAATTTATAATAAAGAAACTTAG